The following coding sequences are from one Onychostoma macrolepis isolate SWU-2019 chromosome 24, ASM1243209v1, whole genome shotgun sequence window:
- the zgc:111976 gene encoding mediator of RNA polymerase II transcription subunit 1-like, which produces MESESEPGPISMKTKTLLSHLKSKYADKSWNETVQLVRRCMEKTKGDGRVCEPVAQCLQKINEALNVSSLTVMVSRLEMIAKQRGLGSHMSPTETVCYLTADLFYVEVVLLPGGRVEDVRVAHHGEAPESSPSLLQLLRMKKFQEFSLKLEDLASFYNIPGDSDVKIKTYASLKHLETDLFKISHLPRSLRESDLHVDLIMNGRIGNIQPGKEGTPMTVEYYISPLDVLMGLSNTGEVSGGQIALVTVGSSDASHRLQRESLISCPPQVDSLGFPVFQPLTESCSELLPATFLFKLQPPLPMLISFIDKMGRVTDGVIAEKPQQVEPLPQLLMKTSKTLNSKISWTERVQFVVPLPASEYHSYVFPGAEWGRESWKGALIHTVPFTHPGHVPALLDLLRHQSAINVLLASCFSDHSHHIDTGLLYDLRCEILPESDHCLSVTFSLDDDNHLAVLQVTVVDSHQMSCRLLMPNFVDHKLDDYISRVLMRCMSVPITMRAIRRKVTPPSLPAADPESSAAMESTDQSVPDIISTVRPSASVSCDAAEDVIMASPPPVYYLMSVGDPAADNVNTDAVANCSPCASLGVYSHWATSGLPPELL; this is translated from the exons ATGGAGTCCGAGAGCGAACCTG GTCCTATAAGCATGAAGACCAAGACTTTACTGTCTCACCTGAAGTCCAAATATGCTGATAAATCTTGGAACGAGACCGTTCAGCTGGTGCGGAGATGCATG GAAAAAACAAAAGGAGACGGTAGAGTCTGTGAGCCAGTCGCACAATGTCTTCAGAAGATCAACGAGGCGCTCAACG TGTCCTCCTTGACCGTAATGGTGTCCAGACTAGAGATGATTGCCAAGCAAAGAGG ATTGGGGTCACATATGAGCCCCACAGAGACGGTGTGTTACCTGACAGCAGACCTGTTTTACGTCGAGGTGGTGCTGCTGCCGGGGGGAAGAGTGGAAGATGTGAGGGTGGCCCATCACGGCGAAGCTCCTGAG tccAGCCCATCACTCCTCCAGTTGTTGAG GATGAAGAAATTTCAAGAGTTCTCTCTAAAGTTGGAAGATCTTGCCTCTTTTTATAACATCCCAGGAGACAG TGATGTCAAGATTAAAACCTACGCCTCTCTTAAGCACCTGGAAACCGATCTCTTCAAAATATCCCATTTACCAAG GTCTTTGAGAGAAAGTGACCTTCACGTTGACCTCATTATGAACGGCAGGATTGGGAACATCCAGCCAGGCAAAGAGG GAACTCCAATGACCGTCGAGTACTACATTAGTCCATTAGATGTTCTCATGGGGTTGTCAAACACAG GTGAGGTTAGTGGTGGGCAGATTGCTCTGGTAACAGTGGGAAGCAGTGACGCCTCTCACAGGCTGCAGAGGGAGTCGCTGATCTCTTGTCCACCTCAGGTCGACTCTCTCGG GTTTCCAGTGTTTCAGCCGCTCACTGAATCCTGCTCTGAATTACTCCCTGCCACCTTTCTTTTCAAACTACAGCCGCCGTTACCTATGCTTATTTCCTTCATAGACAAAATGGGCAGAGTCACAG ATGGAGTTATAGCTGAGAAACCCCAGCAGGTGGAGCCTCTACCTCAACTTCTCATGAAGACCAGCAAAACGCTGAACTCCAAGATCTCCTGGACAGAAAGGGTTCAGTTTGTTGTG CCATTGCCTGCCTCGGAGTACCACAGTTATGTGTTCCCTGGGGCCGAATGGGGCAGAGAGTCCTGGAAAGGAGCCTTAATTCACACAGTCCCCTTCACACACCCCGGCCACGTCCCTGCCTTACTGGATCTCCTTCGCCATCAGTCTGCCATCAACGTCCTGCTGGCAAGCTGCTTCAGTGACCACAGCCACCACATAG ATACTGGCTTACTTTATGACCTGAGATGTGAGATCCTTCCAGAATCAGACCACTGCCTTTCTGTTACATTCAGCCTTGATGATGACAACCACCTGGCTGTTC TTCAAGTGACTGTGGTGGACTCTCATCAGATGAGCTGCAGACTTCTGATGCCTAATTTTGTGGATCATAAATTGGACGACTACATATCCAGGGTCCTTATGCG ATGCATGTCCGTTCCCATCACGATGAGGGCCATACGCAGGAAAGTGACGCCTCCCTCCTTACCTGCAGCCGACCCAGAGTCCTCTGCTGCGATGGAGAGCACTGATCAGTCTGTTCCTGATATCATCAGCACCGTCCGCCCGTCTGCCTCCGTCTCCTGTGATGCCGCTGAGGATGTGATCATGGCCTCTCCTCCTCCAGTCTACTATCTCATGTCTGTTGGTGACCCAGCGGCTGATAATGTGAATACAGATGCAGTTGCTAACTGTTCCCCCTGTGCTTCTCTGGGTGTGTATTCACACTGGGCGACCAGTGGACTTCCTCCAGAGCTTCTATAG
- the ralaa gene encoding ras-related protein Ral-A isoform X1 gives MAAAKPKGQNSLALHKVIMVGSGGVGKSALTLQFMYDEFVEDYEPTKADSYRKKVVLDGEEVQIDILDTAGQEDYAAIRDNYFRSGEGFLCVFSITELESFAATADFREQILRVKEDENVPFLLVGNKSDLEDRRQVSADEAKARADQWGVCYVETSAKTRANVDKVFFDLMREIRARKMEDSKEKNGKKKRKSLAKRIRERCCIL, from the exons ATGGCAGCAGCCAAGCCCAAAGGGCAGAACTCGCTGGCTCTCCACAAGGTGATCATGGTTGGGAGCGGCGGTGTGGGAAAGTCTGCTTTAACTCTGCAGTTCATGTACGATGAG TTTGTGGAAGACTACGAGCCCACGAAAGCTGACAGCTACAGGAAGAAGGTGGTTCTGGACGGCGAGGAGGTGCAGATAGATATTCTGGACACGGCCGGTCAGGAGGACTATGCGGCTATCCGGGATAACTACTTCCGCAGCGGCGAGGGCTTCCTCTGCGTCTTCTCCATCACCGAATTAGAGTCTTTTGCAGCGACTGCTGATTTCAG AGAGCAGATTCTGCGGGTGAAGGAAGACGAGAACGTCCCCTTCCTGTTGGTGGGAAATAAGTCTGATCTGGAGGACAGGAGACAGGTGAGCGCCGATGAAGCCAAGGCCAGAGCGGATCAGTGGGGCGTCTGCTACGTGGAGACGTCTGCTAAAACCCGCGCCAACGTAGACAAG GTTTTCTTTGACCTCATGAGGGAAATTCGCGCGAGGAAGATGGAGGATAGCAAGGAAAAGAACGgaaagaagaagagaaaaagTCTGGCCAAACGAATCCGTGAAAGATGTTGCATTTTATAG
- the ralaa gene encoding ras-related protein Ral-A isoform X2, with the protein MAAAKPKGQNSLALHKVIMVGSGGVGKSALTLQFMYDEFVEDYEPTKADSYRKKVVLDGEEVQIDILDTAGQEDYAAIRDNYFRSGEGFLCVFSITELESFAATADFREQILRVKEDENVPFLLVGNKSDLEDRRQVSADEAKARADQWGVCYVETSAKTRANVDKQLVRSSGQTGSSSGCSGLVCLTS; encoded by the exons ATGGCAGCAGCCAAGCCCAAAGGGCAGAACTCGCTGGCTCTCCACAAGGTGATCATGGTTGGGAGCGGCGGTGTGGGAAAGTCTGCTTTAACTCTGCAGTTCATGTACGATGAG TTTGTGGAAGACTACGAGCCCACGAAAGCTGACAGCTACAGGAAGAAGGTGGTTCTGGACGGCGAGGAGGTGCAGATAGATATTCTGGACACGGCCGGTCAGGAGGACTATGCGGCTATCCGGGATAACTACTTCCGCAGCGGCGAGGGCTTCCTCTGCGTCTTCTCCATCACCGAATTAGAGTCTTTTGCAGCGACTGCTGATTTCAG AGAGCAGATTCTGCGGGTGAAGGAAGACGAGAACGTCCCCTTCCTGTTGGTGGGAAATAAGTCTGATCTGGAGGACAGGAGACAGGTGAGCGCCGATGAAGCCAAGGCCAGAGCGGATCAGTGGGGCGTCTGCTACGTGGAGACGTCTGCTAAAACCCGCGCCAACGTAGACAAG CAACTTGTCAGAAGCAGTGGGCAAACAGGAAGTTCCTCTGGCTGCAGCGGTTTAGTGTGCTTGACTTCCTGA